DNA from Pseudomonas putida:
GGAAGGTCAACAGCTGTATCAGATCGACCCGGCCGTCTACGAAGCCAACCTCGCCAACGCCCAGGCCAACCTGCAAGCCACCCGTTCGCTGGCCGAGCGCTACAAGCAGCTGATCGACGAACAGGCTGTCTCCAAGCAGGAATACGACGACGCCAATGCCAAACGATTGCAGGCCGAGGCTTCGCTCAAGAGCGCCCAGATCGACCTGCGTTACACCAAGGTGCTGGCACCGATCAGCGGTCGTGTCGGTCGCTCCTCGGTCACCGAAGGCGCACTGGTGAGCAATGGCCAGGCTAACGCAATGGCCACCATCCAGCAGCTCGATCCGATCTACGTCGATGTCACCCAGTCCACCGCCGAGCTGCTCAAGCTGCGCCGTGACCTGGAAAGCGGCCAGTTGCAGAAGGCCGGCGAGAACGCCGCCTCCGTCCAGCTGGTGCTCGAGGACGGCAGCCTGTTCAAACAGCAAGGTCGCCTGGAGTTCTCCGAAGTCGCGGTCGACGAGACCACCGGTTCGGTGACCCTGCGTGCCATCTTCCCCAACCCCGAGCACACCTTGTTGCCGGGCATGTTCGTTCACGCCCGCCTGAAGGCCGGGGTCAATGCCAACGCCATTCTGGCGCCGCAGCAAGGCGTGACCCGTGACCTGAAGGGTACCCCCACCGCTCTGGTGGTCAACCAGGAAAACAAGGTCGAACTGCGCGAGCTCAAGGCCAGCCGTACCCTGGGCAGCGACTGGCTGATCGAGGAAGGCCTCAACCCGGGCGACCGCCTGATCACCGAAGGGCTGC
Protein-coding regions in this window:
- a CDS encoding efflux RND transporter periplasmic adaptor subunit, which encodes MQFKPAVTALVSAVALATLLSGCKKEEAAPAAQAPLVGVVTLQPQAYTLTSELPGRTTAFRIAEVRPQVNGIILKRLFKEGSDVKEGQQLYQIDPAVYEANLANAQANLQATRSLAERYKQLIDEQAVSKQEYDDANAKRLQAEASLKSAQIDLRYTKVLAPISGRVGRSSVTEGALVSNGQANAMATIQQLDPIYVDVTQSTAELLKLRRDLESGQLQKAGENAASVQLVLEDGSLFKQQGRLEFSEVAVDETTGSVTLRAIFPNPEHTLLPGMFVHARLKAGVNANAILAPQQGVTRDLKGTPTALVVNQENKVELRELKASRTLGSDWLIEEGLNPGDRLITEGLQFVRPGVEVKVSEATNVKKPGSPDQASTAKVDAKAE